The Plasmodium vivax chromosome 7, whole genome shotgun sequence DNA window CCGTAGAAGTGCTTTATCGAGTTGATCAGGCACAGGCCATTTTCATCCTCGCACTTGAAGACGGCCCTCTTGCAGTCGTGGCTCTGCAAATTGAAATGCATCGACTCCGCTCCCCTTATTTTGTCATGGACCAGGTGCCCCCATTTCCCAATATCCACGATGTCCTTTCCGTTTAACAATTTCTTCAGTTCGTACAGCTGCTCGCTCTTCATCCCCGACATGGCGACCATCCCTATGGCCTCATGGCCCTCTCTGTTGAAGCAGCTCACCCAGGCCTTCCCATCGCCCCAGGTGAGCAAAATGACAAGCAGGGGCAGCAGGTACGTGCGCAGGTACGTGCGCAGACACTTGTGCAGGCACTTGTGCGGGGCCCATTTTGACGCCTCCGTCATTTTACGCGCCCTCCGATTCGGTTCACGTGGAGGATAAGCGGCGAGGTTATGCTACACGACGATGCTGTGCAAAACGATGCTATACAGCGATGTTGTGCTGCCTTGCTGTGCCGCCTTCCTGTGCTGCCTCGTCACGCGAAAAACGACTGGGGGAACTCCCGACAGTCGCCCCGCGGTGCAAAAGTCGAAGCGAGCTTTGCTTTATATATCTTCTACACGCTCACGCGACGCAGGACAATAAAACAAGGGGGGCATTATTTTGGAGCCCATTTCGTGCCGGCCTTCGGAAACCTCGCAGGGAAAATTCACCCACACCCCTCTTTTACGGCGATATGACCCCTGGCAGGTGAAAGGTGGGTAGAAGAtggccgttttttttttttttttttatttatattttttttttttttttcccgttccttcgtccttttttttgtttacccCCCCAAAAGTGTCACTATCACATTAAAACTGTTTAATTTATAACCGcgggaaagaagaaaacggcTCGACAAAGACTACTGCTTCACAAAATGCCATTCATTAAAAACGTTAATACGAATCGTCATGTGTGAAGATGCCGCACACCCACGCAACAGTACTTGATTGAACCTCTGCCCACGCTCAGGTGTACGCGGGAAGTGAAGTGAACATATTTTGCTATAACGCATTGCCCATTTCGCGACACCTTTTAaccctaaaaaaaaaaaacgcgtttaaatgaaaaggaaaaaaagagttatACCTATGCAGTTTGGATCGAATCGTGGACTGTACTTTTTCCCTGTTACGttgtaaattctttttttttttttttttcctccttttttcctggGTTCCCTGTTGGTGGTCTTTGGCCTTTAAATTTCctcaaaatataaattaacgAATTGGCAGCGCGCCGAGCGGGATTTAACCGCCACCGCCGTGGTACAGGGGCGcaacaggggggaaagaaaaagaaaagaaaaaaaaagcaaaccaGGGTACCAGAGTACCAATCGATAGACGTATAATTTCGCCAACCAGCTTCTCCCAATATTTGCGCCAAACGAAGGCCCCAAAGGGGGATTGCCAAGCGGGAAAGCTAACCGTAGCAGCCAACTGGAACTCCCAAATGGAACTCCCAACATGACTGTGCTGCCCAGCGGGCGGACATCGCTGAAATGATCGCCCCTCCCCTGGTCTATACACATaaagggaaaaggcaaaTGTGCGTACGCTGCAATGGAGAGCTCCTCGAAAcgggaaaatggaaatttaTTCGGCGCGGGAAGAAGCCCATTAACCCTGCCCAAGGGTGATCACGCTGACGAGGCAGCGTCCCCATTTGTCCGTTCCTTTTGACAAAGCAGCTGCGTAGGTATTTACCTGCCTGTCTATCTCTCCTCAAATGTAGGCACATAGTGGAGCGTCCCAACATGAGATTAATCACATGCATAGCTTGGGTATTCAAACCGCCACCTTTCCTGCCATCCTCTTAGAGTTAACGACTTCACCGATTAATCGTCCCCTTCGAAAATGCCATACGGGTGTTCTCCTTCCCCACGCCAAAGGGCAAAACAGATTATCCCCCCCTCCGTTAACGTAGAAGCATGGGCGGGGCAATATGTCACCATAGCAACGTTGTAGGACACACAAAAAATTCAAACGTGAAAACGAATTAAGTCTTTTTGTAGTGGGTCCCCTCCGCTCCCTCCTTTTCGACGCCCCCATGCACACCCCGAACATGCTCACCAAgttgtgtgcaaaaatgagtaACGCAATggtcttcaaaaaaaaggaaaaaaaaaaaaatatattttatttatttttttggtgctACCGTTCGCATGTATGTTTCGTTATGACTGGGTGGCTCCCGGTGAGACGTGCCTCTTCTACTGCATCTTACAGAACAGGGGGAGCACTCCCGTGTTTGCGGTGATGGGAATGTCCATGTAAACGAGTAGGCTAAATTTCACTGGGAAAACGGGAACCCCAATGGACCATTCGCATGATAGCATAGGGTACGGCCCGCTCAACCGCTGGTTAGCCTTTTCAATTCCTAAAATAACTAAACAGGGCTAAGGCATAAAAGTATAAGGCGACGAGGTACATGGGGTAAGACACGCTGAGGATTTTCCTAATACTATTTGATCCTCcgtaatttttctaaaaaggtgggataacataaaaaaaaaaaaaaatcataaaagaATCATAAAAAAGTGCAGCGCCATTTGCACATCGTGCACAACATACTTCACCACCTCGAGTTGGTTAAAATATCGCAAAATGGTCCCTCCTTATTCTTTCTTTGTGGACTTACCGCCAAAAGGAAGAGGTTGTAGTTTGGGGGGGTCATGGCCTGGACGAGGAAGTAGAGCTGTAAGCTTTTGTCAAACtggaaggaggaaaaaagggaaaaaaagggaaaaaaggggaaaataaaataaaacgtcGAGATGCTCTATTTAACTGCTTTCTCGCTGAATGTGACCGCTTCGAACGGACGCATGAGTCACTCTCCCGCGACACACAGGGAGGAGAAATATCCCTCCCATCTCTCCCTCCTCTCCTGGCGCTTCCACTCATTTCAAGGTAATGTCACTTCACCCCATACCTTAAAAACTCCATAACGATTGCTCACATGCAGCATGGCCCAAATGAGGGAAGGAAATAAAAggtatttattttgcaaCACAAATAGCAGATCTTTAAAAGACACAGGGGATGGCAATTTAATTCCTTCATACAAAATATTCGAAAGGATCAAATACACAGATGGAGTCAACATGGCGTTGAACATAGCCGTTGACGGTCTGATGGACTGCTCATAAAATGCATTAgctttgttaaaaaatttgaaaaaaattgaaatgcaAAGGATGCAAAAATAGGAATTCCTCAAAATGGAACTGCACATGGACGATAGGCAGGTGTCCTTCATCTCATCGCTtgatatatcttttttttttttctttacaaaaaattttacataaattttcGATAAAATTCCGCTAATCAGCACATAACAGTTAACAAACAGGGAGATGTTTTTCTCTCCACAGTGGAGCCTCTTCGACAGGCTGTTGTACACGTATATTGGTATCAGTCCGGACTGGTTTAGCACGCACATGTGCTGTAGCATGTTCTCTTTTTGTCTCATTCCCACTTCTTCCTCATGGGTGGCTCTTTTTCCCGCGTTTTCCACACGAATGGCTGTTTTTcccgcttcctcctcatggATGGCTCCTTTTGGGCAATTCAAACCAGTCGTCATTGTAGATTTCTTTCCCTCCTGCGGGGTCCCCCCTGCGGTTGGCGCAATGCGCTCCCGTTCCCCGTCCGTGTGGAGCTCCCCCTGACCCTCTCTTCCCACCTGCACTCCTCCGTTATCTCCCCCACCCATTGTGACACCCCTCTCCTCCCTGGAGTAAAACAAATACGCAGTtaagcgagaaaaaaaaaactgtgtgcaaaattgggccacgcaaaaaagggaaattttaCACAACTGAGGGGCCTCCTCAGGAATTTTCCTAACCACGTCACCTATCGCATTTAGCAAAAATATCCTCGAATTTATATTATCTGTTATATCGATGAGAGCATTcctgtgttcattttttaccaaTTTCAACGCGTTTAAAGATAACATAAATGCGAAGATGTTACTCAGACGAAGTAATGCTCCCAGTGGGGCAGACAACAAGGGGTAATTTATCTGTGGGATTTTCTTCAGTAAATTTTGGACATCTTTTCTGCTAAAATTTGTCTTATATTTCGTTACaattttgttgctttttCCAAATAGGTAACGCTTATTTTGGGGGGAAGTACGTATGAagcattttccccccacgtggTACTGCCTGATGGGTACGCCTCCACTATTGGCTCCCCTCCCTGCGTCTTTGCTCAATTGACTCTTCGCGAGGTGCATCAAAGCCAGCAGCAGCGGGACTAGCCGCGCGGGGGTGTTCATGCCGTGAGTTCTGGGGAAGGGGGCGGGCAAGCCTTCTTCGTCCGCGCCGCTACTACCGCTACTGCCGCTGATGCGACCCCCTCTTTACGCCAACTAATTGGAGCTGCTTGGCCAACTTCAGAAAGCCAATTGGAGAAAATCCGCCGATAAACCACTAGCCCATTTTAACTCCACCTTTTAGGCACTGCGAATGCGGGTTGCacctgaagaaaaaaattcgactggaaaattgggaaaaatgaGACCCCCACATTGATATGTTTATCTACCATGTGTTCAAAATTTAACTTGCACGTGCACGCggttggctatttttttttcccctcttgcGGGGTGTTCCGCATCCACGCGAATTTATTGTAACGCCCAAGTTGCCAGGAACGACCCACCAAGCCACCATCTCGTGATGGTGAGGTGCCGCGTTGCTGTCGTGCCAACTCAGAACAAGGCAAAATTGCGCCGCCACCCTTCGCTCCCCTTTCTACACAATCGATGTGCAACGCGCGTGTAATGCGTTCGCACTGTGCTCCTGCAGTCATGCtacggaaaaaaagggaaaaaaagggaaaaaattgacaaaaaaaattgacaaaaaaaaagcaaaaaatagcaGGGGAGGCGCAAACAAGTTTGGCTCACTTGGCAAAACTCGCACATTTGGCAACGTGGCAAAATTGACGAGGCGACGGGGCGAAAAGTCCCTCCGCGCGGTAGCCCATcgtgtagaaaaaaattatgggcgcaaaaaaaggaaaccccctgtgcaaaaaaaataggggcaACGAAGCGTGAAACAAGCAGAAGGCAGAGTGTGCCATGCCGCCACTACCCCAATCTGTGATCTGTAAGAATACTCCGTGAAAATACGCCCCTAAAAATACGCCCCTAAAAATACGCCCCTAAAAATACACCCCTAAAAATATGCCCTAAAAATACGCCCCTAAAAATATGCCCTAAAAATACGCCCCTAAAAATATGCCCTAAAAATATGCCCTAAAAATACGCCCTAAAAATATGCCCTAAAAATACACCGTAAAAATATACCCCTAAAAATACACCGTAAAAATATACCCCTAAAAATATACCGTAAAAATACACCCCTAAAAATATGCCATTTGAAGTGCAAATATCTCCCTCCCAGGTGGCGCCAAGATGCGGCACACCCCGTTTTCCCCACCCCCCATTGGTGTGTGATTGGTTGTTCTGGCACATTTAACGAGTGTTCATATTTCACTGCCCTTGAATAcgcctttcattttttgtgccattttgggGCCATTTTTGTGGCAATTTTTGTGGTAATTTTtgtcgtattttttttttttttttttctcaacatTGCATACGTAGTTGTACCACcctttggaaaataaaatttttacacttttttttttttttaatttttccttgtGCTGCCCTTTGACGAATAGCTTAATTTTTCACGCTTTATTCGAAGATGAGTTTGTTTCCAGATGTGCCTCCTTTTAGActattcttcccccccgaagCGAAATGACTCCTTTTGCGGCGGGGGCGCAGCATGCCTTTACCTGGTggcgcacatttttttgaggCGACTTGGGGATGAAGCCCGTCTCATCACACCAGCCCCCAAGCACTGCAAGTGAAGCCGAAGCGAAGCCCCGCGAAAATGGGAGTAAAGCGCAAGGGTTCGCCTCCCCCGCTTTTATCTGTACACGGGTAcgtgtgtacatgtgtgccCGCGTGCCCGCGCTTCCGCATTTGCCACCACCGCAATGATCAGAATTTGACTTACCCCTGTGCATCAATGAGTTAGTGCATCGTGTAACGGCCTCATAGTTCAATGGCCCCATCGTTTAATTGCCCCATCGTTTAGTTGCCTCATCGTTTAATTGCCTCATCGTTTGGTTGCCCCATCGTTTGGTTGCCCCATCGTTTGGTTGCCTCATCGTTCATTTGCCTCATCGTTTGGTTACCTCATCGTTCATTTGCCTCATCGCTTAACTGCCTCATCGCTTAACTGCTCCATCGCTTAACAGTTTCATTGTTTTACCGCTTAACGGCTTAACGGCTTAAGGGCTTACCCGCCATTACGGCACTTAATAGCCCCGCGCGCAAGGTACctcgaaaaatgaaaaccgATTTGGCGAAGCATTTATGGATACACACACGTACACATCCGTATAAGCTGCTGTCACATTTATTCTCCACCCAGGCCCCACAAAATTGTGCTGGCTATTATGTGATGGCTATTTTGTGCTTCACCTTTCCgcgtacacttttttttttttttttttaaagcttcACGGAAAAGGTGTCATGATGGAGTGTGTGTGATTATCCCTGAGAGTTTCCTGTGCATCCCCTGTGTTGGTTCGTGCCCCTCGTGTCACTTCCATCCACTATTCACTTCCAACCTGTGCGCAACATTTCCGCGCAAAGGCCTCCCCCATCCATCTCCCTTGCGCTTTTCACATGCTGCTCAATTTTTACGTATAGAACAAATCCTTTCATCATCTTTCATAAAGTAAAACTTATGTGCACGAAGTTACGCCACAGGGGGAAGTGCAATCATCTCGTCATTTTTACTTCGCCTCTACCGACTTCCACGTCGACTTTgatgttacattttttttttttttttttagttgcatcccatttggtgagttgcccatttggtgagTTGCCCTTTTGTGAGCTGCCATTTTGTGAGCTGCCATTTTGTGCGCGACTATTATGTGTGACAATTTTATGCAGTCACATGTTCACCGTGCGACGTCTCACATAGGACCATTCCGCGCAGTCCCCCGTTGTTGAGCAGCTCCCCATTTTAAGCGACGGCGCATGAAGCGTGTAGCCCAAATGGCACATgctcgaaaaaaaacgcgtattcataaaaaagtgaaaaaatttaattacgtttaaaaaaaaaaaaatgcacactaCATATCGCATactacacatgtgcacacgtgTAGGTGGGTATTTTCATTGCGCTATGCAAAGTGTCACATTCGCTTAGTTATTTTAGTCtccctttcttcttcccccttttttttttttttttacaaatgcgTATATACCGCTCAATACACATGACCAATTTGTGAATTCATTCTACCCCTCGTCTTGATTTCCAACAATTTTGAATTCATCACTGTTGTCTATTCATATGATGACTTTAATCgtatcataaaaaatgcgTCATGGCAGTCTACATGTGCGGTCTGTTGTGCGTGAGTGTGTATGCGCGTGGCTCTGAGAGGACAGCGCTCGAAAAGCAAAACGCAGTCTGCAAATTGCGAATGAAGGGTTTGCTCACGTTCGTTCTGCGCACGCCGCTCCTTTCTTTTGTGCGTTTCCTCCAGGGGGACTATGCGACTGCACGTGGTAGGcgcttcttattttttcttcattttattttattttattttttttttttcgcgtacACCCTATTCATTTCGCtacctcttcccctttttttgtttcttcatCCATAAAGCGCACTGCGCAATTTTACCAGTTCGTAGGAATGAAACAACACAGCACAAAACAACACAACGATTAAACTTCTCCACACCGTTCGAATGAACCAAATGCGTGTTCGTGGTTATGTTTAGCCAAACGAGTGTGGGAGCGGAGGACATGTCATATTTGCCTTGTGacaattcataaaaatgcaattttttttttttttttttttttcgccaccTCCTACTAACCGTCCATCTTGACCTTCCCAGGGAGATGTTGTTTCTGTCATTCGTTTGTTCAACATTCGCgtcgatttattttttttttttttcgtgcctttcttccttttttatgaatttacAAAGTAGCAACGCAGCAGATGGATGCACagcatgtacgtatgcacgtTACCTACGTGAAGGAGAACAtacaaattggaaaaaagcGTAACACACGTTTCTACTTTTGTACGTTTATTCGGTTGCTCAATTTGTTGACTAGCAGGttggtcccctttttttcttttttcttttttttttccttttgcatcGTTTCTTGTTGACTCCTCCCTTATCTGTTCTCTCTTCTCTCCACTTTAACCTCACCCCATCGAAACGAAAATGACgagcgaaaagaaaaatacaatCAATTGCAGGCGGCTGCACAGGGCCAACATGATTTTTGCCACCATAAGCAACGACAACAATTACATATGCATCATCACGTATTACGAAAATGATTACAACTTAGAGCTGTTCAGCGCGAACAACCAAATGCAGAAAATATTTCGAAAGACCATTCCAGACAGCATTAACAAagtttatataaatcatGGTAACAAGTACATTTGCGTGACGAGTCAAAATGGCGGCATATACATCCTCGACATGAAGGGCAACCTTGtgtacaaaaatgaggagatgCATTGCTTGCACTGGAGAAAGAGAGGtgcccaggggggggttGTCCCCGCAAAAAATGGTGAGTCGAGAAGGTGGAGGGAAGCAAACAGTGACCATGTGTTCCGTTATGCAAGCAAATGCAGCTTTATATTACATGTTGCGCGATAGGCAATATGTGACATATGATAGAATGAGAaggaaagaagaagcacacaGCAGATGGCCGTTTTAATCTTTCGGATCTCCCCCGACACAAATGCAACCTGTGTGTGCAACTAGCTTtattgcactttttttttttttttttttttttttcccgttcaGGCTACTCCAAAaggaaacgcaaaaaagagaCCAGCTGGACCCGCGCCGATCAGGAACATCAAGTGAAAGACAACACCCCGAGTGAAAACACCACAAAAAGATTTAAATGTGACAAAGTggcgaagaaggaaaattcAGTTGTTCCCCTTCTTAACaataatgtgaaaaaaacgaatagcGGAAAATTAATCGGTGCAAAAAATCATCTGACcgggtcaggtaaaaatggagaCATAAAAAGTAGGAAGCAACCGCTCAGCAGCAGCTTCATTatgaaaagcgaaaaaaataaaaagggaccTAGCCTCAGTGGGAACGTACTAAAGAGCGGCACCACGGCGAGGAGGTACAAATCTGtgggaaacgaaaaagaggggaaaaaacaacccAACGGGAGGGTTTCCACCAGGCAGGCCAGTCAATGCAGCGGGAATAACCCCTCCAAGGAGATAATCGGGTGCGGAATAAAGAGGCCCACTCAGCGGATAGGGAAAAGCGGCACACTCACAGGCAGTGATGACAAGGCAAATAATAACCATTCAAATAATAACCACACAAATGATGCCCATCTAAACGATAGCCAAACAAATGATGACCAGTTAAATAGCCAGACGAATGGCGACGAAACACATTCCGATGTGAGCATTAAATCCGACTCGTCCATCCTCGAAAATTACGATTGttgcttaaaaaatgaggTGGGCGATTACTTCTTCTCCACCCCCTCGACGAAGCGGATTGCAAAATGTGGAGAAGTGAACGAATTAAATTGCAACGGTGAGTACGAAAAAATGCCCCTCGAAATTGTGGACATATTCTGGATTAACGTAGAAAAAGATAACAGAAATAAATGTGCAGAAAATAATGGCTATTATTACCTGTTCAGTTACTTTGACAGCCTGCACATTATCCATAGCCTGGACGTAGGGTTCAACATTATATGCTCCATGAATTTGAagattatattttacaagtgcaacattttaaatcatttttataaaaatattaattcgTATGTTCAGCTGAAAAATAAGATTGTTCAGGCATTTAAGGaggaatttataaaaaaatgtaaagcgAAAAATAAGTACGCATGTGTGGAGTGTGTCAAGTCGGCAAAATATAATTGCCATCGAAGCAGAATGAACAATTTGAACACGTCAATGAACAGGGTGAACAGTCTCCATCTTGGTCTCAATGCACACAGTTGGGATGCGACTGagtccttttcctttccccacCATTTAGACGTAAAAGAAAGCATCATTAAGAGGATCTTCAACGACCTCCTTATTGACATTAAGCAATCGTACATTTCGAATGAGCAGCACTACGTCTTAGTGAACTACCACGTGTATGTGAAGCGGAAGTACTTGCGCTTCTCCAGCTTGGAGCCCCGCAGATGGAGGCGGCCCAGCGACGCGCGAAGCGACGAGCGAAGCGAACGGGGAAAAGAAGCGGGAAGTGAAGcgggaggagaagcgggaggCGAAGCGGCTAGCCCGACGTCCAGCGCACCCCCCAGTGAAGCAGCCAGCCTGACATCCACCGCACCCCCCAGCGAAGTGACCAGCCTGACGTCCACCACATGGACGAACAAACCATGGAAAAGACGCAACAAATTTAatctaaaaaaaatcatcatgAACAGAGAAAAGGCAAACCAACTTACACTCCCATCGCACAAGTACAAAATGTGTCTCCTCGGGATGCAAAAATTTGGAGACGTGGAAAAAGAATTCAAATccgtggaaaaaattatcctaTACCTCCTACACTCTTCCAACATCCTCCAGAGCATCTTTCACATATACAAGCAAATGTCAGCCA harbors:
- a CDS encoding hypothetical protein, conserved (encoded by transcript PVX_098850A), with amino-acid sequence MTSEKKNTINCRRLHRANMIFATISNDNNYICIITYYENDYNLELFSANNQMQKIFRKTIPDSINKVYINHGNKYICVTSQNGGIYILDMKGNLVYKNEEMHCLHWRKRGAQGGVVPAKNGYSKRKRKKETSWTRADQEHQVKDNTPSENTTKRFKCDKVAKKENSVVPLLNNNVKKTNSGKLIGAKNHLTGSGKNGDIKSRKQPLSSSFIMKSEKNKKGPSLSGNVLKSGTTARRYKSVGNEKEGKKQPNGRVSTRQASQCSGNNPSKEIIGCGIKRPTQRIGKSGTLTGSDDKANNNHSNNNHTNDAHLNDSQTNDDQLNSQTNGDETHSDVSIKSDSSILENYDCCLKNEVGDYFFSTPSTKRIAKCGEVNELNCNGEYEKMPLEIVDIFWINVEKDNRNKCAENNGYYYLFSYFDSLHIIHSLDVGFNIICSMNLKIIFYKCNILNHFYKNINSYVQLKNKIVQAFKEEFIKKCKAKNKYACVECVKSAKYNCHRSRMNNLNTSMNRVNSLHLGLNAHSWDATESFSFPHHLDVKESIIKRIFNDLLIDIKQSYISNEQHYVLVNYHVYVKRKYLRFSSLEPRRWRRPSDARSDERSERGKEAGSEAGGEAGGEAASPTSSAPPSEAASLTSTAPPSEVTSLTSTTWTNKPWKRRNKFNLKKIIMNREKANQLTLPSHKYKMCLLGMQKFGDVEKEFKSVEKIILYLLHSSNILQSIFHIYKQMSAMYSKFKEYKQMHNIYRSIVHLNSHFKKFYYKDRTMVYFSKYIKNRRENFDENLYNLFFKENEKRDFARYYDVVNKMISDNTICCSCSKRKFLSGGVAAGQQGEDPHQERNPHRGEDPPLQEGEANGEIPRPNSGGEGPVMENQLDAATGEFSEDCLKAPFGGTRRAAKKEDPFEENIKRGVLNSYEGGSTTGAARPQRGGMASRGKEEAGVAAEGAAEENDDGDGEDDGDGEDDGDGGGDDDGDGGGDDDGDDNSDDDASAEDDLPLSEGELEERFRRTRKFIVPRGQNICSSCELLVQKKTMHNFERFELNYVIPPQKKKKLSDEEIYTSLIRDIYLMYSEKKCPLNLLLLLQEFSEKELQNCKTNFQVVLNYYEKVFLENVNDHLINLHKIICICKSLSDNIHVMLKRYCLDRIKKLQQLIIFCVGKFQKYYSLKTHLNIFLFLIELLVFISKNIYFEKFPHYKEAFSNYRNVDVEILKNYNSLQGSKKIHLHYFDRYLHNSQVKRHKLFVALCTIRNNLNQIFQSFSNRRGDNKFISIYNISILHLRSNHQFHYFTLPGSIIKYDPSRNSSYFDDGYVGGHGRSKVYPFYVSTCDRFSFVGIDKYYQCALRFKLVQRRALGISLRPLTVLSVVAMSKNFFYIFTKHDKKLNITSLKVKYGHSKRNPLKRKGKADCPNDLSVVKCSNLESYYPSANNFNLRLQTLCNSIIANCEPHMCLILQGL